One region of Ornithinibacter aureus genomic DNA includes:
- a CDS encoding SRPBCC family protein, with protein MNSTDLSGANVPQFSITRLFDAPRELVWRAWTDESELAHWQHPFGVATDSVSLDVRVGGRFRYTMTNADTGQEFPTGGEYLKVEPFDRLVFTWGDPDAAVDDAPIITLTFIPHGDRTELVFHLRGIEGKPGDGFVYDGWDEALTNFGRHLAGENLD; from the coding sequence ATGAACTCCACAGACCTCTCCGGCGCAAACGTGCCGCAATTCTCGATCACACGCCTGTTCGACGCCCCCCGCGAGCTCGTGTGGAGGGCTTGGACAGACGAATCGGAGCTGGCGCATTGGCAGCACCCGTTCGGGGTCGCGACCGACAGCGTCTCACTCGACGTGCGCGTGGGCGGCCGATTTCGCTACACGATGACGAACGCGGACACGGGGCAAGAGTTTCCCACCGGCGGTGAGTACCTCAAGGTGGAACCGTTCGACCGGCTCGTCTTCACCTGGGGTGACCCGGACGCCGCTGTCGATGACGCCCCGATCATCACGCTTACCTTCATCCCGCACGGCGACCGCACCGAACTGGTCTTCCACCTTCGTGGCATCGAGGGAAAGCCGGGCGACGGGTTCGTCTACGACGGGTGGGACGAAGCTCTCACCAACTTCGGACGCCACCTCGCTGGCGAGAACTTGGATTGA
- a CDS encoding VOC family protein, translating into MSIRMDNIGIVVADLTPVVDFFSDLGLELEGRALAEGDWAGRCTGLGDQRVEVAMMRTPDGHGRVELSRFIQPAIVEDHRTAPVNALGYLRAMFEVDDIDDTLARVEKHGTQLVSSEIVQYEDVYRLCYVRGPEGILVGLAQALR; encoded by the coding sequence GTGAGCATCCGGATGGACAACATTGGCATCGTCGTTGCCGACCTCACCCCGGTCGTTGACTTCTTCTCCGACCTTGGACTCGAACTGGAAGGCCGCGCCTTGGCAGAAGGCGACTGGGCCGGACGCTGCACCGGCCTGGGCGATCAGCGCGTTGAAGTCGCCATGATGCGCACGCCCGACGGGCATGGCCGCGTGGAACTCTCCCGCTTCATCCAACCGGCCATCGTCGAAGACCACCGCACCGCGCCCGTAAACGCACTCGGCTACCTGCGCGCCATGTTCGAAGTGGATGACATCGACGACACGCTCGCTCGTGTCGAGAAGCACGGTACGCAACTCGTCAGCAGCGAAATCGTCCAGTACGAGGATGTGTACCGGCTCTGCTACGTCCGCGGACCCGAAGGCATCCTCGTCGGCCTCGCGCAAGCCCTCCGCTAG